The Deltaproteobacteria bacterium genome includes the window CCGGCGCGCGGGTGGACCTGACCCACCCCGAAATGACGATTTCCGTGGAGATGCTGCCGTCGAGCGCGTTCGTGAGCCTCGGACGCAAACCCGGTCCGGGCGGGCTGCCCGTCGGCGCCAGCGGACGGCTCGTATCGCTCATCTCCGGTGGCATCGATTCGCCGGTGGCCTCCTACCGGATGATGAAGCGCGGCTGCCGGCTCATCTACGTCCATTTCCACAGCACTCCGTTTCTCGACCGCTCTTCCCAAGAGAAGGCCAAGACGCTTGTGGACATGCTCACGCGCTACCAGTTTCATTCCAGGCTCTATCTCGTGCCCTTCGGCGAGATCCAGCGACGCATCGTGGCCGCGGTGCTGCGTCCCCTGCGGGTGGTGATCTATCGCCGGATGATGCTTCGCATCGCCTCGGTCATTGCGGCCAAGGAGCGCGCCCGCGCCCTGGTCACCGGCGAGAGCCTGGCACAAGTGGCGTCCCAGACGCTGCCCAACATCGCGGTCATCGAGGAGGCCGCGCGGCTCCCGGTGCTGCGTCCTCTGGTGGGCATGGACAAGCAGGAGATCATCGACGAGGCCATGGGCATCGGAACGTTCGAGACCTCGGTGCTGCCCGATCAGGACTGTTGCCAGCTCTTCGTGCCGCGCCATCCGGCGGTGAAGGCCACGCTGCGGCGGGTGCGCGAGGCCGAAGCGGCGCTGGACCTCGAGGAACTAACGGGCCTGGGAGCGG containing:
- the thiI gene encoding tRNA 4-thiouridine(8) synthase ThiI, producing the protein MQKLTGICYLSDMRSALVRYHEIALKRGNRAYFVDHLKRNISTALRGLGLKEIRNASSRLLLNFNHDVPAEEVTARLAGVFGIANFSLVERTDTDMSAVGEHVLQALQGQSFDSFRIEARRVDKRFPLTSTDINRELGALVQAHSGARVDLTHPEMTISVEMLPSSAFVSLGRKPGPGGLPVGASGRLVSLISGGIDSPVASYRMMKRGCRLIYVHFHSTPFLDRSSQEKAKTLVDMLTRYQFHSRLYLVPFGEIQRRIVAAVLRPLRVVIYRRMMLRIASVIAAKERARALVTGESLAQVASQTLPNIAVIEEAARLPVLRPLVGMDKQEIIDEAMGIGTFETSVLPDQDCCQLFVPRHPAVKATLRRVREAEAALDLEELTGLGADHVEVERFSFPEA